Proteins from a genomic interval of Thermoanaerobacterium thermosaccharolyticum DSM 571:
- a CDS encoding ATP-binding protein — protein sequence MDFDVKARDFSSAGESSSTFRKTLLMLSVPSDIVRRASIAAYEAEMNIVIHSYGGKMHFEIYSDKIVIIAEDTGPGIKDLELAMTEGYSTAPKEVIEMGFGAGMGLPNMKRNADVMDIVNHDENGTKIVMTINI from the coding sequence ATGGATTTTGATGTTAAAGCAAGAGATTTTTCATCTGCAGGGGAATCGTCAAGTACATTTAGAAAGACTTTACTGATGCTTTCTGTACCATCAGATATTGTAAGAAGGGCTTCGATAGCAGCTTATGAAGCGGAGATGAATATCGTTATTCATTCATATGGTGGTAAAATGCATTTTGAAATATATTCAGATAAAATAGTTATTATAGCGGAAGATACTGGGCCAGGCATAAAAGATTTAGAACTTGCGATGACAGAAGGATATTCTACGGCTCCAAAGGAGGTAATAGAGATGGGATTTGGAGCAGGAATGGGTTTACCTAATATGAAAAGAAATGCTGATGTAATGGATATTGTCAATCATGATGAGAATGGTACCAAAATCGTCATGACAATTAATATTTAA
- a CDS encoding [Fe-Fe] hydrogenase large subunit C-terminal domain-containing protein, which translates to MYFHSVTLDKDRCKGCTNCIKRCPTEAIRVRDGKAKIIKEKCIDCGECVRVCPYHAKIVVTDDTEMMKNYKYKIALPAPSLYGQFKDMTIGDILASLKSCGFDEVFEVAYAADIVSYITRTIVKIKNFKRPIISSACPAIVRLIQQRFPSLIDNILDIMPPVEVAGKIAKDEAKKKTGLNDEEIGVFFISPCAAKVTSVKNPIGIKKSYIDGVFSMHDIYSMILDNRRSRDKSVEHASSMIGVGWANAGGESYGTSLENCLFVDGIQNVINVLEEIELGKLNDIDFFEGLACIGGCVGGPLTVENNFVARNRIMKIKEKLNKEANIKKHLVADYREFMLNVELKKSDVLNLDDDIDKAIDKMKSIDEIYKNLPGLDCGSCGSPGCRALAEDIVKGYASEYDCIFKLKDRIKILAEEINKLSIKIPPVIGSDKEVKS; encoded by the coding sequence ATGTATTTTCATTCCGTAACTCTTGATAAAGATAGATGTAAAGGATGTACAAACTGTATAAAAAGATGCCCAACAGAGGCAATACGTGTAAGAGATGGTAAAGCGAAAATAATTAAGGAAAAGTGTATTGACTGCGGTGAATGTGTTAGAGTTTGTCCATATCATGCTAAAATCGTTGTGACTGATGATACTGAGATGATGAAAAATTACAAATATAAGATAGCACTTCCTGCACCATCACTGTACGGCCAATTTAAAGACATGACAATTGGAGATATACTTGCATCTTTAAAATCATGTGGATTTGACGAAGTTTTTGAAGTCGCATACGCGGCTGATATTGTTTCATATATAACCAGAACTATAGTAAAGATAAAAAACTTTAAAAGGCCTATTATATCATCTGCATGTCCTGCAATTGTACGTCTTATACAACAGAGATTTCCATCATTGATTGACAATATTTTAGATATTATGCCACCTGTAGAAGTTGCTGGGAAAATTGCTAAAGATGAGGCAAAAAAGAAAACAGGTCTTAATGATGAGGAAATAGGAGTATTTTTCATATCACCATGTGCTGCAAAAGTGACTAGCGTAAAGAACCCCATAGGCATTAAAAAATCATATATAGACGGTGTTTTTTCAATGCATGATATATACAGCATGATTTTGGACAATAGAAGATCTCGGGATAAAAGTGTAGAGCATGCTTCATCAATGATTGGTGTTGGCTGGGCAAATGCAGGTGGTGAGTCCTATGGCACATCACTGGAAAACTGCCTTTTTGTGGATGGAATCCAAAATGTGATAAATGTGCTTGAAGAGATAGAATTAGGAAAGTTAAATGATATAGATTTTTTTGAAGGACTGGCGTGTATTGGAGGATGCGTTGGAGGTCCATTAACTGTTGAAAATAACTTCGTAGCGAGAAATAGAATAATGAAGATAAAAGAAAAACTTAATAAAGAAGCTAATATAAAAAAGCATTTAGTAGCAGATTATAGGGAGTTTATGCTAAATGTAGAACTTAAAAAAAGCGATGTTTTAAATCTTGACGATGATATAGACAAAGCTATAGATAAGATGAAATCAATTGATGAAATATACAAAAATCTTCCTGGTCTTGACTGTGGTTCATGTGGATCACCAGGTTGCAGAGCCCTTGCGGAAGACATAGTTAAAGGTTATGCTAGTGAGTACGACTGTATCTTTAAATTGAAGGACAGGATTAAAATATTGGCTGAAGAGATTAATAAGTTGTCAATTAAAATTCCGCCTGTTATAGGCAGTGATAAGGAGGTAAAATCTTGA
- a CDS encoding DRTGG domain-containing protein, which yields MKLAEVREILKAEVLCGHERLSEEVNTACGADLMSDVLASKDEKSLLLTGLTNVQVVRTAEVLGDIICIVFVRGKEPGREILEMADSASIVIMKTDYPLFIACGLLYKNGLNCGSDS from the coding sequence ATGAAGCTTGCGGAAGTAAGAGAAATATTAAAAGCAGAAGTTCTTTGCGGACATGAGAGATTGTCAGAAGAAGTTAATACTGCTTGCGGTGCAGACCTTATGAGTGATGTCTTAGCTTCTAAAGATGAGAAATCATTGCTGCTAACGGGACTTACAAATGTACAAGTTGTAAGGACAGCAGAAGTATTAGGTGATATCATATGTATTGTGTTTGTAAGGGGCAAAGAACCTGGACGTGAGATTTTGGAAATGGCTGATTCTGCTTCAATTGTCATTATGAAAACTGATTATCCTCTTTTTATTGCATGTGGCCTTTTATACAAAAATGGACTTAATTGTGGGAGTGATTCTTAA